CCCGTATTGTACGCACCAAGCTGCGCAAAGACGGCATCAAGAAAGGGGTCAAGGTTGTTTTCTCACTAGAGGAGCCGATGAAGCCCCGCCAGGACGTTACGGAGAAGATTGTACCCGAGAATGCTCCTGAAATCCGGAAAGCGAAGCAGCCTCCGGCAAGCAATGCATTCGTTCCGCCTGTGGCCGGACTGATTATGGTGAGCGTAACGGTGAAAGAACTGCTTGAAAAAGGCGGCGTTTCGTTGTAACGAGGCATCCGGACAAAATTAAACTCGGCTCGAGAAAACGATAGGTAAACGGAAGGCATGGAGTAAGAACAGCCTTTCGGCAAAGTTGAGCGTGGTTAACCAGACGCAGCGTCAAAGGACGCTGCGTTTTTTGCTGCCGTGGACGAAAGCGATCAGGACAACAAACCCAAACAATAAAATTCCTGTGACAGAGCTTTGCTAGTATATCCGGGCCAGTTGTGCTACAATGAAACTCCTTTTTGTGTCACGGCCCTTAAAGCCAGACTTCGATGCGAAAAAAATATGTTTCTTAGGAGGTAACTGAAAGTGTCAGAATCTTTTCAAAGTGCCTATCAAGAAGAAGAGTCAAGACTAAACGAGGTTATCGTTGAAATTGACCGTCAGCTTGAACGTTTGCGCGGCATTCCGGTATACACGGGCCATGATTTTACGGAGCAGGTGCTCGAAGCAGGACGGGAAGAGAAACGGCAGGCCCTCGCCAAAAGTTTGCCGGAGCCTTACTTCGGGAGGCTGGATTTTCAGGAGAGCGGAACGGGAGCGAAGAAACCGCTCTACATCGGGAAGATCGGCTTCGATAAGGAAGATGCCGGGGATCACCCGATGGTGATTGATTGGCGAGCTCCGGTCGCGAGTCTTTTTTATTCGTTTACCGGCGGTACCGACCCGGCTTCGTTCGAAGCACCCGAAGGAATCATCGAGGGGCTAGTCTATTTAAAACGCAACGTCGTGATCCGAAAGCAAATTTTGGAACGGGTATCGGATACGTACAATCGGGAAAGCGGCGGACCTGCCGTATCCGATGAGTTTTTGGTTTACCGTCTCGGGGAGAACAAGGATAACCGGCTGCGGGATATCGTATCCACGATTCAGGCCGAGCAGGACAAAATCATCCGGGCTGCCAAAAATACCGCACTTATCATCCAAGGGGTGGCGGGAAGCGGAAAAACGACGGTGGCGCTGCATCGGCTGGCATATTTGCTCTATCAGTACAAGGAGCAGGTAACCGCGGAGAAAATGATCATATTCGCACCCAACCTGATGTTTCTGGATTACATATCCGACGTGCTGCCTGAGCTCGGAGTCGGCGATATACAGCAGCGCACATTTGGCGATTGGGCAGCGGAACTGCTCGATATTCAGCTCGCTTCGGATGATCATGCACAGACGCTTCATCGATGGTTCGAGACAGAGCCAGGTCAGGGTACCCCGGATATTGACGATAATGTCAGCGGGCGCTACAAAGGCTCATTGAGACTGATGGAGATCATCCGGCGCTGCGTGGAGTCCATCGAAACGGAGGCTCTTCCGGACGGGGACTTCTCTCCATGGGATGGGGCTGTACTGAAACAGGAGACGATCGCGGAATGGTTCTACCAGGAATATAAACCGTACCCGCTGGCCAAGCGGAAGGAACGGCTGCTGGCCAGGCTGCACCGCTGGGTCGAGATGGAGCTGAAGAAATCGCCATCAGCGGCCGTGATGAAAGAACGGAAGAAAAAAGCGGCTCAACGAGAAAAGGCTTATGGGAACCGATGGCCGAAATTTGAGCCGGTCTCATTATATAAACAATTGTTTGGGGCGGTTAAGGCAACCGGATCGTGGTTTGAAGAGCTATCCGCTCTGATTCCGTCCGAGGTGCTCGCCGCAACGCGTAAAGATCTGAAGAAAAACGTGGTCCGCGAAGAGGATTTGCCTGCCTTGCTGTATTTCCACTGTTTATTGAATGATATTACCGGAGAGCAGCGTTTTGACCATATCGTTATTGATGAGGCTCAGGATTTCTCGCCATTTCAGGTGGCTGTGCTGGACCTGTTCGTCAGAGGACATTCCTTCACCATATTAGGTGATTTGTCGCAGGGCATTCATGCCTATCGCGGCGTTCATGCGTGGGAAGAGATGAGCTCCCTGTTTAAGGAAGAGGAAACAGCCTATTTTGCGCTTACACGCAGTTATCGCTCCACGATGGAGATCATCGAATTTGCGAACGGCATTTTGGAGAAGGGTGTCAGCAGTGATCTGCTTGCCGTTCCGGTATTCCGGAGCGGCGATACCGTTCGCCTGATTCCTTATGATTCGGCGAAATCCCGAACGAGAGATTTGGAACGGGCGATGGAGGCACTCATCGCTAAGGAATATCGGACGGTCGCTATACTCACTCGAACCTTGCGAGAAGCGCAAGAGCTGCATGAGCAATTCATTACTGCGTGGCCGATGCTGAATCTGATCGATGGCAGCAAAGGAACGTATCAGGGCGGTTATTCCGTGCTTCCTGTTTATTTGTCCAAGGGGCTTGAGTTCGATGCGGTGGTGGTGGCGGATGCAGATCGGGCGCATTACGCGGAAAAAGCATGGGATGCCAAGCTGATGTATGTGGGATGTACGCGGGCACTGCATGAGCTGTGGCTGCTGCATAATGAGCCGCTGCCAACGTATATCAGGACGGAGACTTCAGAAATTACTGCCAGCGGCTGGCCCGTGGAGTAAGGTGAGATTGTGTTACTAACGTTGTAATGCAGTGTGAAATGGAAAGATAGGAAGATGTCCCGTGGGGTGGCACATGTCTGCATGTGCTTTCTCTGCGGGACTTTTTTGTTCTGCTTTTTGCTTAACCAAGCATTTGGTAGGAAGAGCCCAGATTCTCGATATACCGGATCAAGGTCCAAACGGCGAGGATGAAAAGTGCAGCTGCCAAGATGATGAAGAGGGTCATTTTTCGCATAGGTTTTCGTTTCATTTCAAGAACCTCCCTTCGAGCTTTGGATGGTCTAGCGAGATTTCGTCTACCTCACTTCGGATACCCTGTATAATTTCTATATTATGTAACGCTCCGGAACGATAAAAGTTCGTTACCATGTTAAACGGGCGCGAATATCGATGGATTTCCGAATCACTAAAATGGATGTCATAGGGTTGCTACAGGCATGGCGAAACTGAATATGGTATGATAGAGTGTGACGGATTTGATTGAAACCGGCTTATCGTTACATTGATATCAGACAAGGAAGTGTAGCAATGGATTTATTCAGTATCGGGCGTGAAGGGGATCGGGATTCCCGGCTGCTGGCCGATCGGATGCGCCCTTCGTCGCTGGATGAATATATAGGACAAGAACATATTATCGGTCCGGGCAAACTGCTCAGACGGGCCATAGAGGCAGACCAGGTCTCTTCCATTTTATTGTACGGCCCGCCGGGATGCGGCAAAACGACGCTTGCGCATATTATCTCACAGCAAACGAAGGGGTACTTCGTTCGGCTGAATGCGGTGGAGGCCTCGGTTAAGGACGTCAGGGAGGTCATTGAGCAAGCCCAGAGCAACCGCAGTTTGTACGGCACCAAAACGATCCTGTTTCTGGATGAGGTCCACCGCTTTAACAGCTCAAGACAGGACGCGCTGCTGCCTGCCGTGGAGAACGGCACGATTATATTTATCGGCGCGACGACGGAGAACCCCTTTCATTACGTAAATGGGGCCTTGATGAGCCGTTCAACCTTGTTCCAGCTTGAGCCGCTGAATAAGAACCATTCCATGATCGCGATGCAGCGCGCGCTATCCGATCCGGATAAAGGTCTTGGATTCATGGAGCTTCAGGCAGATGAGGAAGCATTGGAGCATATTGCAACGATGGCGAACGGCGACATCCGGCGTGCATTGAATGCGCTTGAGCTCGCTGCGATGACGACCCCGCCTGATGCAGGCGGCACGGTCCATATTACGCTGGATGTGGCCGAGGAATCGATACGCAAGCCGCTCGTCAAGGCGGACGAGTCCACGCAGTATGACGTGCTGTCCGCCTTTCATAAAAGCATTCGGGGTTCCAGCGATGCGGCATTGTTCTGGTTCCTGTATGCGGTCGAAAAGCTGGGGATGGACCCGATGGTGTTCATCCGCCGCTTGATTGCTGCCAGCAGCGAGGATATCGGGCTGGCTAATCCGCAAGCGATGGTGCAGGCGGTAAGCGCACTGGACGCCTACCGGAATAACGGCTGGCCGGAAGCCAAGCTTAATATCGCCCAGGCTATCCTGTTTGCGGTGGAAAGTCCAAAATCCGATGGCGTTGTGACCGCAATATCACGGGCGATGTCCGCCATGGATGAAGTAAAATCGGCGGAGGTACCGCTTCATCTGCGTGATGCGCATTATTCGGGCGCCGTGAAGCTGGGACATGTCGGCTATAAGTACCCGCACGATTATCCGGGCCATTACGTGAAGCAGGAATATTTGCCGAAGGAGCTCTCCCGCCGGGTGTTCTATCAGGCGACGGAGCAGGGGAACGAAGCCAAGATCGCGCACAATCAGCGATTACGACGCGAAGAATAGGGTCGTACAGCGAGAACGGGATTAACGGCCGCTAGTTTAGTTAAATGGAGGAAACGAATGATGAAAAAAGGGAAACAACGGTTTGTCATCCTGCTGCTGTCCGCCGGTCTTATGCTGAGCGGCTGTTCGGGGAAAAGCGCCCAGGAGCAGGTTGAAAGTGGACAGGCAACCAAGGCAGCGCATGAGCACGGACATCAGACGCAGCTGTCCAACGGGGATATCCAGGAGGCGACGGCTTCGATTGATGAGCTGCCTGCCTTTTTGAAGAGCCAGACCAGCGAGCTCCAGACGATCTATGCCTTGTCCGCGCAGGTCAGTGATGTCCTGAAATACATTCCTTGTTATTGCGGCTGTGGGGACAGTGCCGGTCATGAGAGCAATCTGAACTGTTTTATTGATGAGATTCAGGAGGACGGCACCGTGGTGTGGGACGATCATGGCACCCGCTGCGGGGTATGCCTGGACATTGCCGTGGAATCTGCCAAAATGAGCAGCGAGGGCAAAAGCCTGAAGGATATTCGGACCGCAATCGACGAGAAATACAGCACAGGTTATGCTAAGCCGACACCAACCCCGATGCCGCCTGCCGAAAGTTAATTCTACTGTGGTTAAACAAGAAGGTACCCGATGTGATCAATGCTCACTCGAGTGCCTTTTTTCTGTTGGGATTCATGTCCTTTAAGGACGTTGTCAGGAATCGCTGATACACTTCATAGGATCAGCAGACGTGATCTATCTCACAGCATCAAACTATATATGGATGTAAATTGATAAAACGAAACTATATATAGTGTATAAATGATCTGAGAAGAAGGAGTTGATTCGTTTCATGAAAGTCATGAAGAGAGACGGATGCCTGGTGAATTTTGAGATAAGCCGGATTGTGAAGGCAGTGGATAAAGCTTTTATAGCTGTTGAGGGGGTGTCCCGCAAGGAGGCTTCCCTGCAGCTTGGCGAGGAGGTTGCCCGCGTCACCGCGGGGATGGAGCAGGTGAGTGTGGAGGATATTCAAGATATTGTTGTTGAACAATTGGAAAGCACAGGTTATGCAGCGGCAGCGGCAGCTTATCAACATTACAGGGAAGCCCGTGATCTGGAGCGGATGCGGCGGGGAGAACTCTACAAGATCAGCAGGGATGTGATTGGGGTAACGAATCTGGATCTGCTGCGGGAGAATGCGAATCTGAACGGGGAATCCTTCAGTGGAAAAATGAGTCGGATCGGCTCTGAGTATGCCAAATGGATGGCAAGCAAATTTATCCTGCCCGGAGAGCTCATGAGAGCGGTCAGGGATGGTTATGTGTACGTGCACGACCTGGACCAGTATGCACTCGGTACGACGAACTGTATTTTCATCCCGTTTGACCGTCTATTGGCCAAAGGGTTCAATACCGGTAACGGATCGGTCAGGCCGCCGCAGAGCATCATGACCGCGATGGCGCTGGTGGCCATCATATTTCAATCTCAGCAGAACAGTCAATTCGGCGGCGTGTCCGGAAATAAAATCGATTGGGATCTGGCCCCGTATGTCGGCAAATCGTTTCACCGGCATTTTCGGAAAGGGCTTGCCTACTTCGGAGAGGTGGAGCAGGGCAAGCATAGACCCAATGTACAAGTTCTTCCCGATAACGAATTATACATAGACAACAAGCAGTTGAAGGACTCTTATCCGCGAATATATCATTACGCATATAACGAAACGGTGAATGAAGTAAAACAGGCCGCGGAATCCCTGATCCATAATTTAAACACGATGAGCAGCCGGGCCGGTGGACAGATCCCTTTCACATCGCTGAACTATGGCATGTGCACGTCAACGGAAGGAAGGCTGGTGTCCCATGCTCTATTGGATGCCACGATGAGAGGACTCGGCGGGGGAGAGACGCCGATATTTCCGCAGCATATTTTCCAGTGCAAGCAAGGGGTTAACCAGGCGGAAGGGGAGCCCAATTACGATCTGTTCCTGAAAGCCGTTGAGTGCTCCAGCCGCAGGCTCTACCCGAACTTTGTCAACGTGGATGCGTCGTTTAATCTGGTCTACTATAACCCGGACGAGCCAGACACGATTATTGCCACCATGGGCTGCAGGACACGGACGATTTCAGACCGGTTCGGGCGAAACCGCCTGAGCGGAAAAGGCAATTTGTCCTTCAATACGATCAATCTGGTTCGTCTCGGCATCGAGCATGGTATCGTCGAAGGCAAGCGGGATATGCCCGACCTGAGCCTCTTCTACGAGCAGTTGGATCAGTATATGACGATTGCGGTAGAGGGTTTGATTCACCGCTACGAGCTGCAGGCGGACCAACCGGCCAAAGCGTCCGATTTTATGATGCGGGAAGGCGTGTGGGAAGGCGGCGAAGACCTGGCCCCGGAGGACAAGGTACGCGAACTGATTAAGCACGGCACTCTGGCACTTGGATTCATTGGGCTTGCAGAATGCCTGAAGGCGTTGACCGGACTGCATCACGGAGAGGATGAGAACAGCCGCAGGCTGGGAATCGAAATCATCCGGCATATGCGTCAATTCTGCGATGCGGCCAGTGAAAAATACGATCTGAACATTACGTTGTTTGCCACGCCGGCAGAAGGGCTGTCCGGAAAATTCACGAAGCTGGACCGGCAAACCTTCGGTGTGATCGAGGGTGTGACAGACCGTGAGTACTATACGAACTCGTTTCATGTTCCGGTGTACTATCCGATGGCCGCGTACCGCAAAATCCGTTCCGAATCTCCTTTCCATGAGCTGTGTAATGCAGGAGCGATTTCATATGTGGAGCTCGACGGCAATGCCCGGCAGAATACGGCTGCTTTTCGGGACATCGTGCAGTTTGCCCTGCAGCAGAACATTGGATATTTCTCCGTAAACCATCCCGTCGACCGTTGTTCGGCATGCAACTACGAAGGGATCATCGGAAGCTCTTGCCCTGGATGTGGCGCTACTGAAGACAATGGGAACTTCCAGCGGCTGCGGAGGGTGACGGGATACCTTACGGGCAATTATACGGAGCGCTTCAATTCGGCCAAACAGGCTGAGGTCAGGGATCGGGTGAAGCATCTGTGAATGTGTGCGGATATATCCCCGAGAGCATTAATGAAGGCCCGGGACTTCGGGCAGTTCTATTCGTGAGCGGCTGCCGTCATGCCTGCGCCGGATGCTTTAATACGGATTCCTGGGACTTTGAAGCGGGGGAGCCGTTTACAGAAGAATTGTCAGCGTCCATACTGCAGGATATCGTCGACAACCCTTTGCTGGATGGCGTGACCTTATGCGGTGGGGACCCGTTCTTCTCGCCGGAGGAATGCGCGGCATTTGTTCGCAAGCTCAGGACCCTCTGTCCCGGGAAAAGCATATGGGCCTACACGGGCTTCACCTTTGAAGCGCTGATGAGACAGCCGAAGCTGCGCGAATTGGCAAAACAGTGCGACGTTATCGTGGACGGTAAATTCCAGTTGGAGCTAAGGGATGTCTCGCTTCCCTTCCGAGGCAGCTCGAATCAGCGTTTCATTGACGTATCCGCCAGCCTGGAACGCGGAGAAACGGTAGAATATGTTCTTCGCTAACATGTAAAAAAAGAGCACACACTTTACGGAATCTTCCGGTTAAAGTGTGTGCTCTCTTTTCGTTTAGGCCAGCGGTTTAATAAGGAACTTTATCCGCCGTTTCGATCGTTCCGCCGCCAAGGCATTCGTCCCCTTGGTAGAAGACAACGGCTTGGCCCGGCGTGATTGCTTTTTGCGGCTTCGCAAACGCGACATGAACGGTTCCGTCTTCGCGCGGCGTTATCGTTACTTCCTGGTCCGGCTGACGGTAGCGGAATTTCGCGGTGCAGGTGTAGGCGTCTTTGGGCATAGCGTCTTGTCCTGCAATCCAGTTCATTCCGGAGGCAACGAGTCCGGTTGAATACAAACACGGATGGTCGCCTTGAACAACGTACAAAATATTGTTAGTCAAATCCTTGTCGGCAACAAACCAAGGCTCTCCGGAGCCTGAGCCGCCAATTCCGAGACCTTGGCGTTGTCCCAGCGTGTAGTACATCAGGCCATCATGGCGGCCTTTCACCTCACCGGTGACAATGTCCACCATATCGCCGGATTGTGCGGGGAGGTATTGTCCAAGAAATTCTTTGAAATTCCGTTCGCCGATGAAACAAACGCCGGTGCTGTCTTTTTTCTTGGCGGTATACAGTCCGGCTTCTTCGGCGAGTCGGCGAACTTCCGGTTTCGGCAGATGCCCGATCGGGAACATCGCCTTGGAGAGCTGCTCTTGGCTCAGCGCATTGAGGAAGTAGGTTTGATCCTTGTTGCTGTCTACGCCGCGCAGCAGCCGGTACTGTCCGTCTTCTTCGATGACGCGGGCGTAATGGCCGGTAGCGACATAGTCGGCTCCCAGATCCATGGCCTTGTTCAGAAATTCGCCGAATTTGATTTCACGGTTGCACATGACATCGGGGTTCGGCGTTCTCCCAGATTTATATTCATCGAGGAAATAGGTAAATACTTTATCAAAGTATTCCTTCTCGAAATTGACGGTATAGTAGGGAATGTCGAGCTGCTCGCACACGCGGCGCACGTCTTCAGCGTCCGCTTCAGCTGTGCAGTAGCCAAGCTCATCGGTATCATCCCAGTTTTTCATAAAGATGCCGATCACTTCATAGCCCTGCTGTTTGAGCAGGAGCGCTGTTACGGAGGAGTCGACTCCTCCCGACATGCCGACAACGATACGAGTGTTATGTTTTTCTTTTGACATCGTTATCACCATTTTCATATTGAATTGTGCCCATGGAGGTATTTTAACATATTGGAACAAGGTTCACACGTTTCATTTTGTCCACTCAGGGTGAACATTTTTCAATCTTTCCAGCTGGAATATTACCCATTGAGGTCCAGGATATGTTACCATAAGCTGAGGGTAATGATCGGAATACGGAGAAAAATACAGGATAAGCTGCTTCACACGTAGATTACGCCGTATTTATCGCTCACCCGCCACCTACAACTCATTACAGTATGGACATAATATACAATTACCGAAAGAGGTGTCACCTTTGAAGATATCAACAAAAGGAAGATACGGATTAACCATTATGATGGAGCTGGCCGCCAGGTTTGGTGAAGGGCCGACTTCGCTGAAGAGCATTGCCGAGAAGAACCAGCTGTCAGAACATTATCTTGAGCAGCTGATCGCACCGCTGCGGAATGCGGGGCTGGTCAAAAGCATCCGCGGCGCATACGGAGGCTATATCCTGTCCCGTGATCCGGCATCCATAACGGCCGGGGACGTCATCCGCGTACTGGAAGGACCGATATCCCCTGTGGACTTCACGGAAGAGGACGATCCGGCGAAGCGGGATCTGTGGCTGCGCATCCGCGACAGCATTGCTGAAGTGCTGGATTCCACGACGCTGGATTATCTGATCAACTATCAGGAACAGTCTGCTGCAGACAACTATATGTTCTATATTTAAGGGTGACGGATATGAGATCAGTATATTTGGATCATGCCGCATCAACCCCGGTTCATCCGGAGGTTGCCGAGCGGATGATGAAGGTGATGACAAGCCAATACGGCAATGCTTCAAGCGTTCATGCTTTTGGACGGGAAGCGAAGAAGATCGTGAATGGGGCGCGTGATCGAATTGCGTCCCTTTTAGGATGCCAATCGGACGAGCTGGTGTTCACGGCCGGCGGAACCGAGAGCGATAATCTGGCTATACTTGGATTGCTGGAGTCGCTAGGTGTGAAGGGCAAGCATGTGATTACGTCGGCGATTGAACACCATGCGGTGCTTCATACATGCCATGAGCTGGAACGGAGGGGCTGTGAGGTTACCTATGTCCCCGTCGACTCTACCGGGCGTGTCTCTGTGGAGGACATTGCGGGTGCAATTCAGGACAACACAGTGCTTGTCACCATTATGTATGGCAACAATGAAGTAGGCACCGTTCAGCCGATCAGCGAAATCGGCGAGCTCTGCCGCAGCCGGGGCATCGTGTTTCATACCGATGCTGTTCAAGCCTTGGGATCGGAAACGATCAACTGCCGCGAGCTTCCTGTGGATATGTGGAGTTTTTCCGCCCACAAAATCAACGGACCCCAGGGCGTCGGAGCATTGGTTGTCCGCAGAGGTCTCAGCGTATCTCCGCGTCTGTTCGGAGGGCTGCAGGAGAAGAAGCGTCGCGCCGGAACAGAGAATATGGCTGGAATTGCCGGTTTTACAGCAGCAGTGGAATGGACCGTTCATAATATGGAGGCGCGTATCCGGCATTATCGCGAGCTGAGATCGACGCTGCTTGAAGGGCTTCGTCAGGAGATTGGCGAGGATGATTTTGTGATCAACGGAAATTCGGAACATTACCTACCTCACATCCTAAATATCAGCTTTCCCGGTGCCAACACGGAGACGATGCTGATGAACCTCGATATGGAAAGAATTGCGGCGGCAAGCGGCTCGGCTTGTACGTCGGGATCTCTGGAAATATCCCATGTACTCCAAGCAATGAAACTTTCTGATCCTGTTTTGCGCTCCGCGATTCGTTTTAGTTTCGGTTTGGGTAATACTACACAAGAAATGGAGTACACAGCCCAAAAAATTGGAACCATCCTTAATCGGTTACGTAAATAGATGTTAAGGGATTTCTCCTTCTAGGGAATAGGGGGTATGCGTTCGTCCATTTCATCCTTGGAAATGGCCCGTCAGGCTAACGAAATTTTGACCGGCGGCTGATTTCAAACCATGAAGGATGAGGAGGTGTCCACTGTATATGAAACTTCAAGAAATGATTGGACTGGCTGTATTCGACGTGGAGAACGGTAAGGAAATCGGCAAAATCCACGATTTTATACTAGATGAGAACTGGTTGATTACCGGGTTGGAGTTGGAAGGCAAGGCTTTGTTTTCCTCGCATGTGAAAAGCGTCTCATGGGAAGATATCGTAGCATACGGGGAAGATGCCGTCATGATCCGGAGCCAAGAGGCTGTCCGCAAGCTGGGCGCCAATGATATACCGCTTACGTACCTTTTGGGCAAGCGCAAACTGAAAGAGATGCAGGTCTTGACAGAGGATGGTATCCTGCTCGGGCGTATATCGGATGTTTATTTTGAGCAGGAACAGGGCAATACAATACTAGGGTTGGAAATATCCGATGGATTTGTCTCGGATTTGATCGAAGGTCGCAAATGGCTGCCTTGCACAGCGGAAATGGCTATCGGCGAAAGTGCCGTTATGGTACCCCCGATGAGCGAACAGCGTCTGGAAAAAGCCATTAATTCTGTGAACGGATAGGGTGAGGTAGGATGAAATGTCCAAACTGTAGTTCCAAAGATATTGGGAAAATCGGCTCCCACCAGTTTTATTGCTGGGGTTGCTTTATCGAATTGACAGTCAACGGAGAGAAAATGTCCGTATACCAGGTAGAAGAGGATGGGACGCTCAGCTCGCTGGATGATTTGTTCTTCGGTGATGAAATGCAGCCGGATTTCCCTCCTATGCACGCGTCTTCCTAAAGAACGCGTACATATTGTAAGATAACGACTCCTTGCTGAAGGCCTGTACGGCTGACGAAGCAGGAGTCTTTTTCACTTTGTCCGGCGGAAATGTTAGTTTATTTCTGGATGCTTGTACATATACTACAGAGTAGCTTTCGAAAAAGGAGGGTGCCTGTGTGGAACAGCTGACCGAAAACAAATGGTTTCGATTGTTGGTATGGTTAATGCTCGGACTCATCTCTCTTTACTTTGTCTGGCTGCTGCGTCCGCTGTTTCTGGATGTCTATCGATTTCTCAAAGCTGTCCTGGCGCCATTTCTGGTTGCCATGATCATATCTTATGTGCTCAATCCGGTTGTATGCATGCTCTCTGACCGCAAAGTTCCGCGGAGCATGGCGGTGCTGCTCATTTATGCCGTCTTTCTCACGTCGCTTGCCGTCATTCTGATGAACATGATTCCGATGCTGATTCGACAGCTGGAGGAGCTCAACGAGCACTTGCCTGAATTAACGATGAACGCCCAAAGCTTGATGACCAATCTGGACAGCAGGCTGCTGCCTCCGGGAGTAAGGACAGGCGTCAACAGCTGGTTCTTGCAGATGGAATCGAGGCTGGCCGGAGGGATCTCGGATTTCATGGACAATATCGGCAACACGATTAATATCCTGTTTAACGTGTTAATTGTTCCATTCTTGATCTTTTACATATTAAAAGATTTTGAGGTGTTCCAGCGAACCGCAGTATCCTATCTGCCGCGGAGCCGCCGGAAGTCGATTGTTACGCTGCTTAAGGAAATCGACACGGCTCTTGGAAACTATGTTCGCGGACAATTCCTGGTATGCTTAATCATCGGCGTACTGGCTTATGTAGGCTATATGATCGTTGGTATGCCTTACGCACTGCTGCTGGCAAGCATCGTGGCGGTGTTTAACATCATTCCGTATTTGGGCCCTTTTCTCGGGGCGGCTCCTGCGCTTGTGATGGCGTCCACGATTTCCTGGAAGATGGTGCTGCTGGTGGTGGCCGTTAATATGATCTGCCAGACGCTGGAGAGCAACATCATTTCGCCCCAAGTGGTGGGGAAAAAGCTGCATATGCATCCGCTCCTGATCATTTTTGCGCTCCTTGTCGGCGGTCAGATCGCAGGAACCGTGGGCTTGATTTTGGCTGTTCCCGTCTTTGCCGTCATCAAAGTGCTGCTGCAGCATTTTTTCGCTTATTATGTCAGAAGGAAATCCGGTTGAAGACTCCAGTCTGTAGTGGCAATGTTCATGCATTGACAGATAGTTACGCCCTATATATACTTGAAATGATAAACCTATAAACGTACAAATCGATGAGAAAATCAAGTAGGCTTTGCGTACCTTGCCCAGAGAACAGGTTCCTGCCCGGAGAATTTCCGGCTGGCTGCGAGAACCTGGAAGCGAACCTAAGCCGAATGCTAATTTTTGAGTGTGATTCAAATTCACCGGGTGGCCCCCGTTATCCAGCCG
This Paenibacillus sp. JZ16 DNA region includes the following protein-coding sequences:
- the mnmA gene encoding tRNA 2-thiouridine(34) synthase MnmA; the protein is MSKEKHNTRIVVGMSGGVDSSVTALLLKQQGYEVIGIFMKNWDDTDELGYCTAEADAEDVRRVCEQLDIPYYTVNFEKEYFDKVFTYFLDEYKSGRTPNPDVMCNREIKFGEFLNKAMDLGADYVATGHYARVIEEDGQYRLLRGVDSNKDQTYFLNALSQEQLSKAMFPIGHLPKPEVRRLAEEAGLYTAKKKDSTGVCFIGERNFKEFLGQYLPAQSGDMVDIVTGEVKGRHDGLMYYTLGQRQGLGIGGSGSGEPWFVADKDLTNNILYVVQGDHPCLYSTGLVASGMNWIAGQDAMPKDAYTCTAKFRYRQPDQEVTITPREDGTVHVAFAKPQKAITPGQAVVFYQGDECLGGGTIETADKVPY
- the cymR gene encoding cysteine metabolism transcriptional regulator CymR: MKISTKGRYGLTIMMELAARFGEGPTSLKSIAEKNQLSEHYLEQLIAPLRNAGLVKSIRGAYGGYILSRDPASITAGDVIRVLEGPISPVDFTEEDDPAKRDLWLRIRDSIAEVLDSTTLDYLINYQEQSAADNYMFYI
- a CDS encoding cysteine desulfurase family protein, whose protein sequence is MRSVYLDHAASTPVHPEVAERMMKVMTSQYGNASSVHAFGREAKKIVNGARDRIASLLGCQSDELVFTAGGTESDNLAILGLLESLGVKGKHVITSAIEHHAVLHTCHELERRGCEVTYVPVDSTGRVSVEDIAGAIQDNTVLVTIMYGNNEVGTVQPISEIGELCRSRGIVFHTDAVQALGSETINCRELPVDMWSFSAHKINGPQGVGALVVRRGLSVSPRLFGGLQEKKRRAGTENMAGIAGFTAAVEWTVHNMEARIRHYRELRSTLLEGLRQEIGEDDFVINGNSEHYLPHILNISFPGANTETMLMNLDMERIAAASGSACTSGSLEISHVLQAMKLSDPVLRSAIRFSFGLGNTTQEMEYTAQKIGTILNRLRK
- a CDS encoding PRC-barrel domain-containing protein, with the translated sequence MKLQEMIGLAVFDVENGKEIGKIHDFILDENWLITGLELEGKALFSSHVKSVSWEDIVAYGEDAVMIRSQEAVRKLGANDIPLTYLLGKRKLKEMQVLTEDGILLGRISDVYFEQEQGNTILGLEISDGFVSDLIEGRKWLPCTAEMAIGESAVMVPPMSEQRLEKAINSVNG
- a CDS encoding AI-2E family transporter codes for the protein MEQLTENKWFRLLVWLMLGLISLYFVWLLRPLFLDVYRFLKAVLAPFLVAMIISYVLNPVVCMLSDRKVPRSMAVLLIYAVFLTSLAVILMNMIPMLIRQLEELNEHLPELTMNAQSLMTNLDSRLLPPGVRTGVNSWFLQMESRLAGGISDFMDNIGNTINILFNVLIVPFLIFYILKDFEVFQRTAVSYLPRSRRKSIVTLLKEIDTALGNYVRGQFLVCLIIGVLAYVGYMIVGMPYALLLASIVAVFNIIPYLGPFLGAAPALVMASTISWKMVLLVVAVNMICQTLESNIISPQVVGKKLHMHPLLIIFALLVGGQIAGTVGLILAVPVFAVIKVLLQHFFAYYVRRKSG